Below is a genomic region from Marinobacter salarius.
ATCGACAAGACCGCGCTGGTCATGCACTCGGCGGAACGCATGTTCCACCTGGTCAACGATGTTGCCAGCTACCCCGACTTTCTTCCCTGGTGTTCGGCCAGCCAGGTGTACGAGCAGACAGACCACGAAATCATGGCATCCATGGATATTGCCAAAGGTGGTATCCGTCACCGGCTGACCACGCGCAACCAACTGTACCTGCCGCATACCATTGAAATGAGCCTGGTAGATGGCCCTTTCCGCAACCTTAGCGGTCGTTGGCAGTTCAAGCCCCTGCAGAATAACGCCTGCAAGGTGATTCTTACGCTGGAGTTTGAGTTTTCCGGATCCTTGTCGAGAATGACGTTCGGGCCGGTCTTCAATCAGGCTGCGAATACCATGGTGGATGCGTTCTGCCGCCGCGCAGACCAGGTGTATCTCGGGGGATAACAATGATTCGAGTTGAGGTGGCCTTTGCCAGGCCGGACAGGCAGGAAATCATCAGCTTGAGTGTTGAAGAGGGAACCACCGCCGTGGAGGCTGTGAAACGTTCCGGCATTGTCGCGATATTCCCCGAGGTCGATCCGGAAAATGGCGATATGGGGATCTTCGGCAAGGTGATCAAGAATCCGTCCGCCCACGAATTGCGGGAAGGCGACCGGGTTGAAGTTTACCGGCCGCTGCAGATCGATCCCAAGCAAGCCCGGCTCAACCGGGCAAAGAAAAAGGGCTAAGGGTTGAGGTTGGCTCAGTAGGCGGGCGTTTCTTCCAGCAGTTGAGCTTCGTAATGGGAATATTGGTCGTTATCATAGTAGACGATGACCCGTTGTTCCTTGATGTCGCCACCACTGCGCTGGAAGGTATACACAAAGTATTCCCGCGACGGATCGGCGGGGTTGGTCATCAGCGGGGTTCCCAGCAGAGAGTGGACCTGGCTGCGGGACATGCCCTCGGCCAGTGATGTCAGCTCTTCGTCGGTCAGTATGTTCCCCTGTTGTACGTTGATCTTGTATACGCCTGGGAAAACACAGCCAGCCATGATGAGAGTTAGAATGAGAGCTGTGAGCTTTTGCATCGCCGGGGGAAATCCTCTATCTTGAAATCGCCTGCCAGGGGCAGGTGTGACACGGTCTGACCGTTAACATGCGGCTTCATCATACCGGAAGCCGTGAGGCACACCAAAGAGTGAATCGTAACATGTCATCCGAAAACACCGAATTACGAAAAGTCGGTCTTAAAGTCACTCTGCCAAGAGTGAAGATCTTCAATATTCTGGAGAATTCCGAGGAGCATCACCTCAGCGCCGAGGATGTGTACAAAAAGCTCCTCGAACAGGGTGATGACGTGGGCCTGGCAACCGTCTACCGGGTGCTGACTCAGTTCGAGGCAGCTGGCCTGGTTCTGCGCCACAACTTCGAAGGTGGGCACGCCGTATTTGAGATGGCCGGCGACGATCATCATGATCACATGGTCTGCACTCAGACTGGTGAGGTCATCGAGTTCGTCGATGAGGTTATCGAAGAGCGGCAGCAAAAAATTGCCAAAGAACGAGGCTATGAGATTGTCGATCACAGCCTGATTCTGTACGTCAAACCCCTCAAGTCCTGATTATTCGGGATTTGTTCCGGGCAAAAAAGAAAAAAGGGGCGGGGTTTTAAGCCCGCCCCAACAGCTCTCAGGATCGAGAGGGGAATACGTTTATCGTTCAAACTGTTCAGTGATGCGTTGCCTGGCCCTTGGTGAACATTTCGTGGGCATGAGCAATGGTGTGTTCGGTCATATCCACACCACCGAGCATTCTTGCCACTTCGCTGACCCTGCCATTGTCGTCCAGTGACTCAATCTTCGAGTAGGTGGCGTCTGATTCCGTAAACTTGCTGACGAACAGGTGCTGATGGCACTGGGCTGCTACCTGGGCAAGATGCGTGACGCACAGCACCTGCCCATTACTGCCCAGGCTGCGAAGCAGGCGACCAACCACTTCTGCGGTGCCGCCGCCAATGCCCACATCCACTTCGTCAAAGACCAGTGTTGGTGTGGTGGAGGTTTGCGCAACCACCACCTGAATGGCGAGGCTGATGCGTGAGAGTTCGCCGCCCGAGGCCACCTTGGCCAGCGGACGTGCGGGTTGGCCCGGGTTGGCGCTGACCAGGAATTCAATGTCTTCCAGGCCGTGGGGCGCAGGCTCGTCCCCCTTGTTTCGGCTCAGATGGGTTACGAACTGGACCGCTGGCATGCTCAGTTGGGCGAGTTCCTCCGCGATGCGCTGATCGAGGTTGGCAGCAGCCTGTTGGCGAGCGTTCGACAGCTCGGTGGCCAGTGTATTGAAGTGGCTTCGCTGTTCTTCCAGTTCCGCTTCCAGCTTCTCAACGCTGCCCTCGCCGTCGTCCAGCGATGCCAACTCGGCGCTCAGGCTCTGGTGGAATTCCGGGAGAGTCTCCGGTGTGATGCGGTGCTTGCGGGCCATCTGGTAAATAGCGCTCAGGCGCTCTTCCACTTCGGCCAGTCGGGCTGGGTCGGCGTCGTAATCTTCCACAAAGTGGCGCAGGTTGTCGCCAGCCTCGGTGATCTGAATCTGGGCCTCATTCAGCATCTGGATAGTTTCCGTCAGTGCCGGTACTTCCACCGGTAACTGCTCCAGTTGCTGTAATGCCTGGCGCACCAGATCCGCTGCGCTATTGTCATCTTCCGTGCACAGAAGGGTAGCCTGATGGCTATTGTGTAACACCGTGTCGGCATGGCTGAGCTGTTCCTGCTCTTTCTCCAGCTCTATCTGCTCTCCGTCTTCCAGCGCCAGGCGGTCCAGTTCTTCCACTTGGTAGCGAAGCAACTGCAGGCGGGCTTCTGCCTCATCGGCATTCTGCTGGCGTTCGGTCAGCCGCTGTCGGGTTTTGTGCCAGGCTTTCCACGCATCCCTGGTTTGCGCTCCCAGCGCTTCTGCGCCGGCAAATTCGTCCAGCAGTTTGCGGTGGGTCTCCTTGCGTAGCAGGGACTGATGTTGATGCTGGCTGTGGATGTCCATCAGGGCGCTGCCCAGGTCCTTTAGGTGGGCGAGGGGGCAGGGCTGGCCGTTGATGTAGGCACGAGAGCGGCCGTCCTTGCTGATCACTCGGCGCAGGATGCACTCGTTGTCGTCGTCGAGCTCATGGTTTTCCAGCCATTGCCGGGCTTCGGCAATGCGGGACACGTCGAAGGTGGCGGTGATGTCGGCGCGTTTGGCACCGTGGCGCACGGCACCAGCGTCGGAACGCCCGCCCATGGCCAGGCCGAGGGCGTCCAGGACAATGGATTTGCCGGCACCGGTCTCTCCGGTCAGTGCCGTCATACCCTTTCCAAACTGAAGTTCGACCCGCTCGGCAATGGCGTAATTGGAAACGGTGAGCTGTGTGAGCATGCAGAGGTCCTCCGCTCGATTCCTGAATACTGTGATTACATACAGTGACTGTGAATATATACAGGGTTTTTCCAGTTTGCAAACATCGCCTGGCGAATTTGTGAACGAATGAGGTGCGCAACGGTTGAAACATTCGATACGGGCCCCATATCCGTTCGCAAACATGTTTTTTCCGGCCTCTGGCGGTCGGAAACCAAACGTTAACCGGCCGGTCGTCTGGCCGCCGACGATCAAGCAGGAGTAGTCATGAGCGCTGACGAGAATCGTAACGAACAGGTGGAAGAAGAGCTGAAAGACGCTGCGGAAGCCGCTCCCGAAGAAGAAACGGCGACGGAAGACAGTGCCGAAGCCGGCCCGGAAAGCGAAATTGAGGCCCTGAAGGCCCAGGCGCAGGAGTTTCAGGAGCAGATGTTGCGGTCCCAGGCGGAGATGCAGAATGTTCGCCGCCGCGCTGAAATCGATGTGGAAAAAGCCCACAAATTTGCGCTGGAGAAGTTTGTGAAGGAGCTCCTGCCGGTCGCTGACAGCCTGGAAAAGGCGGTTGAAAGCACTGAGGGGCATGAAAATGCCGGCGAACTGGTGGCCTCTATTCGTGAAGGGGTCGAGATGACCCTCAATCTGTTCATGGGTAGCCTCGGCAAGTTCAATGTGGTTCAGCTTAACCCCGTGGGTGAGCCGTTTGACCCCCAGCAGCATGAGGCCATGTCCATGGTGCCGGCGCCTGATGCCGAGCCCAACAGTGTCGTGGCTGTGGTCCAAAAGGGCTACACCCTGAATGACCGCCTTGTTCGCCCCGCGATGGTGGTGGTCGCCAAGGCCGCAGACGCGCCAAAAATCGATGAGCAGGCTTGAAAAGCAGATTAAAGCGCCAATATAGCCAGTAAACAGGCGGCGCACCGGGACTCCGGGGCAACTTTTAAGGCAGCCGGAACTGAATTGAACAACCGAATTGGAGCAATTGCATGAGTAAGATCATTGGTATCGACCTGGGAACCACAAACTCCTGTGTAGCCATTATGGATGGCGACAAGGTCAAGGTTATCGAAAACGCCGAAGGTGATCGCACTACCCCGTCCATCGTGGCGTATACCGAAGACGGTGAAACGCTGGTAGGTCAATCTGCCAAGCGCCAGGCGGTCACCAATCCGAACAACACCCTGTACGCCATCAAGCGTCTGATCGGTCGTCGCTTTGAAGACGACGTGGTCCAGAAAGACATCAAGATGGTGCCCTACAAGATCGCCAAGGCAGACAACGGTGATGCCTGGGTCGAAGTGAAGGGCGAGAAGATGGCGCCGCCGCAGGTGTCTGCGGAAATCATCAAGAAAATGAAGAAAACCGCAGAAGACTATCTGGGCGAGAAAGTGACCGAAGCGGTTATCACCGTGCCGGCCTACTTCAACGACAGCCAGCGCCAGGCCACCAAAGACGCCGGTAAAATTGCTGGTCTGGACGTGAAGCGGATCATTAACGAGCCGACTGCAGCCGCTCTGGCTTATGGCCTGGACAAGAAGAGCGGCGACCGTACTGTCGCCGTTTACGACCTGGGCGGTGGTACCTTCGACATCTCCATCATCGAGATCGCCGATGTAGACGGTGAGCACCAGTTCGAAGTGCTGGCCACCAACGGCGACACCTTCCTGGGCGGCGAAGACTTTGACATGAAGCTGATCGAATACCTTGCCGATCAGTTCAAGAAAGACAGCGGCATCGACCTGCGTGGCGACTCGCTGGCCATGCAGCGCCTGAAAGAAGCGGCCGAGAAGGCCAAGATCGAGCTGTCCAGCAGCCAGCAGACCGACGTGAATCTGCCGTACGTAACGGCAGACGCCAGCGGTCCCAAGCACATGAACGTGAAAGTGACTCGTGCCAAGCTGGAGTCACTGGTTGAAGAGCTGGTCGAGCGCAGTCTCGCACCGTGCCGCACCGCGCTGGAAGATTCCGGTGCCAAGATCGGTGAAATCGACGAAGTCATCCTGGTCGGCGGTCAGACCCGCATGCCGATGGTTCAGGAAAAAGTGAAGAACTTCTTCGGTAAGGAAGCACGTAAGGACGTGAACCCGGATGAAGCTGTGGCCATGGGTGCTGCCATCCAGGCGGCCGTGCTCTCCGGTGATGTGAAAGACGTTCTGTTGCTGGACGTTACCCCGCTGACCCTGGGTATCGAAACCATGGGTGGCGTGGCGACACCGCTGATCGACAAGAACACCACGATCCCGACCAAGAAGTCGCAGACTTTCTCCACTGCGGATGACAACCAGACCGCCGTGACCATTCACGTGGTCCAAGGTGAGCGGAAGCAGGCGACACAGAACAAGTCACTGGGCCGTTTCGACCTGGCGGACATTCCGCCGGCGCCCCGTGGCACGCCGCAGATCGAAGTCACCTTCGACATCGATGCCAACGGTATCCTGAACGTGTCGGCCAAAGACAAGGCGACCGGTAAAGAGCAGTCCATCATCATCAAGGCGTCTTCAGGTCTGAACGACGACGAAATCGAGAAGATGGTTCAGGACGCGGAAGCCAACGCCGACGAAGATCGCAAATTCGAAGAGTTGGTCCAGGCTCGTAACCAGGGCGACGCGATGGTTCATACCGTGCGCAAGACCTTGGCCGATGCTGGTGACAAGGTGTCCGACAGTGAGAAGGAGTCTATCGAGGCTGCTATCAAGGAGTTGGAAGAAGCCCTGGCTGGTTCCGACAAGGACGACATCGAGGCCAAGACTCAGAAGCTGACAGAAGCGTCTTCTGAAATGGCCCAGAAGATGTATGCGGATCAGGCAGAACAGGCGCAGCAGGCCGGGGGCGAAGAGTCTGCCCAGTCCGGTTCCAGCGACGACGCCGTTGATGCCGAGTTTGAAGAAGTCAAAGACGACGACAAGCGATAAAACTTAAGATCATCAGGCAGTTGGAAAACGCGGGAGCTCTCCCGCGTTTTCCTCGTTTTACCAACAGGGTTTTAGAGCATGGCCAAGCGCGACTATTACGAGATTCTCGGGGTGTCCCGGGAAGCGGATGACAAAGAGATCAAGCGAGCCTACCGCAAGCTTGCGATGAAGTATCATCCTGACCGGAATCCGGATGATGAGGACGCCGATCATAAGTTCAAGGAAGCCAGCGAAGCTTATGAAATACTCTCTGATTCCTCCAAGCGCGCGGCCTATGATCAGTTTGGCCACGCCGGTGTCGATGGTTCTGCCGGCGGCGGATTCGGAGGCGGCGGTGGCGGTGCCAGCTTCTCCGACATCTTTGGCGATGTGTTTGGTGATATCTTTGGCGGCGGCCGCGGTGGCCGCAATACACGCGGGGCCGACCTGCGCTATACGCTGGAGTTGGACCTGGAAGAAGCGGTAAAAGGCAAAACCGTTCAGATCCGCATTCCCGGCCACACCGAGTGTGATGTCTGCGACGGCTCCGGGGCCGAGAAGGGTTCACGGCCGGAAGCCTGTGGTACCTGTAATGGCATGGGCCAGGTACGCATGCAGCAGGGCTTCTTCACTGTGCAGCAGGCGTGTCCTACCTGTCGCGGTTCCGGCAAGATCATCAAGAACCCGTGTAAGAAGTGTCACGGTGCCGGTCGCATCCAGGAAGAGAAAACACTGTCCGTCAAGGTGCCACCGGGCGTGGATACCGGCGATCGTATCCGGCTCTCCGGCGAGGGCGAGATGGGCGTTGAAGGTGGTCCTTCCGGTGATCTCTACGTGCAGGTCGCGGTTCGGGAGCATTCCATCTTTACCCGTGATGGCCGCAACCTCTACTGCGAAGTGCCTATCAGCATCGTCGATGCCAGTCTCGGCGGCGAACTTGAAGTGCCGACGCTCGACGGTCGCGTCAAGCTGAAGATTCCACCGGAAACCCAGACCGGCAAGCTGTTCCGTCTGCGTAACAAAGGCGTCAGCCCGGTTCGTGGTGGTCCGTCCGGTGATTTGCTGTGCCGCGTGGCTGTGGAAACTCCGGTTAATCTCACCAAGCGCCAGAAAGAGTTGTTGGAAGAGTTCCAGAAGACTCTGGATGGTGGCGACGGGAACCAGCACGGCCCGCGAAAAACCTCCTGGTTTGAAGGCGTGAAAAGCTTCTTCGACGAAATGAAATTCTGAGGGCAGACGTGATGAGGGTAGCAATCATCGGCGCCGCAGGGCGCATGGGCAAGGTGTTGATTGAAGCCGTTGACGGAACTGAGGGCCTGGAGCTCGGCGCAGCAGTCGTCGAACCGGGCAGCAGTCTTGTTGGCGCTGACGCCGGTGAAATGACCAGCATCGGCAAAACCGGCGTCAAGATGGCTGGCAGTCTGGCCGAAGTGAAGGACGACTTCGATGTACTTATCGATTTCACCTTCCCGGACCTGACCCTGGAAAACGCGGAATTCTGTAAAGCCAACGGCAAGATGATTGTGATCGGTACCACCGGCCTGACCGACGCCGAGAAAGAGCAGCTCGCCGTCGCCGCTGAAAAGGCTCCGGTGGTGTTCGCCCCCAACATGAGTGTGGGCGTCAACGTCACCCTCAACCTGTTGCGCACCGCCGCTGCAGCCCTGGGTGACGACTACGACGTGGAAATCATCGAAGCCCATCACCGCCACAAAAAAGACGCGCCTTCGGGCACGGCTTTGCGAATGGGCGAAGTTGTCGCCGATGCCCTCGGGCGTGACCTTAAAGAATGTGCCGTTTATGGCCGCGAGGGGTTCACCGGGGAGCGCACCCGCAAGGAGATCGGCTTCGAAACCATTCGGGCTGGCGACGTGGTTGGCGATCATACCGTTCTGTTCGCCACTGAAGGCGAGCGTATCGAAATTACCCACAAAGCCAGCAGCCGGATGACGTTTGCCAAAGGTGCGATGCGTGCGGCACTGTGGTTGGAAGGTAAGCCGGTCGGGTTGTACGACATGCAGGACGTGTTGGCGCTGAAGTAGCGACGAGCAAGATTTCGCGTGGACACAAACTGCCATATTTCGTACAATAAGGCGGTTTAACTGCACCAAGCGTAGCTTTGACAACGCTCAACAGAAAAAGCGGGACGGAGTTCAACTCCCTCTCGCTTTTTTGCGACCTGAATTTGCGCTTGCGTTCCTGTTCGTGACGAACCTGTACGCCACTCGATGAGGATACAAGCCTTGAGTACACCTGCCATCCTTGCACTCGCAGACGGAAGCCTGTTTTACGGCACCGCCATTGGCGCTGAAGGGGAAACCAGCGGAGAGGTGGTGTTCAACACCGCCATGACCGGTTATCAGGAAATCCTGACCGACCCGTCCTACTCCCGCCAGATTGTCACCCTCACATACCCCCATATCGGCAGTACCGGTGTGAACGAAGAAGACATCGAATCCGATCGTCTCCAGGCCGCCGGCCTGATAATCCGTGATCTGCCCCTGTTGGTGAGTAACTGGCGCAGTACCGGCTCGCTACAGGACTACCTGCGTGCCAACAACATCGTCGGCATTGCCGACATCGATACCCGTCGCCTGACCCGAATCCTGCGGAATAAAGGCTCCCAGAATGGTGCCGTGGTCGCCGGCGCAGACGCCACGGCCGAGCGTGCCCTGGAGTTGGCTAACGCTTTTCCAGGCCTGAAAGGCATGGATCTGGCGAAGGAAGTCACCTCGGAAAAAGCCTGGACCTGGAGCCAGAGTGAGTGGGATATCGAAAGTGGCTATGGCGAGCGCACCGAATCAAAGTTCAAGGTCGTCGCCTGGGACTATGGCGTGAAGCTCAACATCCTGCGCATGTTGGCCAGTCGCGGCTGCGACATCACCGTTGTGCCGGCCCAGACCCCCGCTTCCGATGTGCTGGCGATGAATCCAGATGGTATTTTTCTGTCCAACGGCCCCGGCGATCCAGAACCTTGTGACTACGCCATCAGCGCCATCCGCGATGTGCTGGAGACCGACATTCCCGTTTTCGGCATCTGCCTCGGCCACCAGTTGCTGGCCCTGGCCAGCGGGGCCAAATCCATCAAGATGGGGCATGGCCACCATGGCGCCAACCATCCGGTACAGAACATCGCCGACGGCACCGTGATGATTACCAGCCAGAACCACGGATTTTCAGTGGACGAAGCCAGCCTGCCGGGCAATCTGGAGGTGACCCACAAATCCCTGTTTGACGGGTCTCTGCAGGGAATCCGTCGTACCGACAAGCCAGCCTATAGTTTTCAGGGGCATCCGGAAGCGAGCCCCGGCCCACACGACGTAGCGCCGCTGTTTGATGAATTTATCCGCCTGATGGAGGCACGTTGATGCCAAAGCGTACCGACATTAAAAGCATTCTGATTCTGGGCGCGGGCCCCATCGTGATCGGGCAGGCGTGCGAGTTTGACTACTCCGGAGCCCAGGCCTGTAAGGCCCTGCGTGAGGAGGGGTATCGGGTTATCCTGGTGAACTCCAACCCGGCCACGATCATGACGGACCCGGTAATGGCCGATGCTACCTACATCGAGCCCATCACCTGGAAGACCGTTGCCAAGATCATCGAGAAAGAGCAGCCGGACGCATTGCTGCCCACCATGGGTGGTCAGACAGCCCTGAACTGTGCTCTGGACCTCGAAAAGCACGGCGTTCTGGCCGAGCATGGTGTGGAAATGATCGGCGCCAACGCCGACACCATCGACAAGGCCGAAGACCGTGATCGTTTTGACAAGGCCATGAAGAAGATCGGCCTGGAGTGCCCTCGCGCGACGATCGCCCATTCCATGGCGGAAGCCTGGGAAGTGGCCAACGACATCGGATTTCCCTGCATCATCCGCCCGTCCTTTACCATGGGTGGTTCCGGCGGCGGTATTGCCTACAACCGCGATGAATTCGAGGAAATCTGTACCCGTGGTCTGGACCTGTCGCCGACCAACGAGCTGTTGATCGACGAGTCCCTGATCGGCTGGAAAGAGTACGAGATGGAAGTTGTCCGCGACAAGAACGACAACTGCATCATCGTCTGCGCCATTGAGAACTTTGACGCCATGGGCGTGCACACCGGTGACTCCATCACCGTCGCGCCAGCCCAGACCCTCACCGACAAGGAATACCAGATCATGCGGAACGCCTCCCTGGCGGTACTGCGTGAGATCGGTGTGGAAACCGGCGGTTCCAACGTACAATTTGGCGTGAATCCGGACAATGGCCGTGTCGTCGTCATTGAAATGAATCCCCGGGTGTCGCGTTCTTCGGCGCTGGCGTCCAAGGCAACGGGGTTCCCGATTGCCAAGGTGGCGGCCAAGCTGGCAGTGGGTTACACCCTTGATGAGCTGCGCAACGAAATCACCGGTGGTGTTACTCCGGCCTCGTTCGAGCCCAGCATCGACTATGTGGTCACCAAGATCCCGCGCTTCACCTTCGAGAAATTCCCCCAGGCTGACGCCCGCCTGACCACCCAGATGAAATCCGTGGGTGAGGTGATGGCCATTGGCCGTACCTTCCAGGAATCCCTGCAGAAAGCCATGCGTGGCCTGGAAGTGGGCTCCGACGGTTTTGAAGAGAAGGTCGACCTGAGCACCACTGACGGCCAGGAAACCCTGACTCAGGAACTGAATGTGCCCGGGGCCGAGCGCCTATGGTACATCGGCGATGCCTTCCGAGCCGGGATGACCGTGGAGGAAGTGTTCAACAACACGCATGTAGACCCCTGGTATCTGGTGCAGATCGAAGACCTGATCAAAGAAGAGACTGCCCTCAAATCCGCCGGCAAGGCGGATATTGATCGCGATACCCTCTTCCGCCTCAAGCGCAAGGGTTTCTCCGATGCGCGCCTGGCCCAGCTGCTGAGCATTTCCGAAGTCAGCTTACGCA
It encodes:
- a CDS encoding outer membrane protein assembly factor BamE; this encodes MQKLTALILTLIMAGCVFPGVYKINVQQGNILTDEELTSLAEGMSRSQVHSLLGTPLMTNPADPSREYFVYTFQRSGGDIKEQRVIVYYDNDQYSHYEAQLLEETPAY
- the carA gene encoding glutamine-hydrolyzing carbamoyl-phosphate synthase small subunit, with amino-acid sequence MSTPAILALADGSLFYGTAIGAEGETSGEVVFNTAMTGYQEILTDPSYSRQIVTLTYPHIGSTGVNEEDIESDRLQAAGLIIRDLPLLVSNWRSTGSLQDYLRANNIVGIADIDTRRLTRILRNKGSQNGAVVAGADATAERALELANAFPGLKGMDLAKEVTSEKAWTWSQSEWDIESGYGERTESKFKVVAWDYGVKLNILRMLASRGCDITVVPAQTPASDVLAMNPDGIFLSNGPGDPEPCDYAISAIRDVLETDIPVFGICLGHQLLALASGAKSIKMGHGHHGANHPVQNIADGTVMITSQNHGFSVDEASLPGNLEVTHKSLFDGSLQGIRRTDKPAYSFQGHPEASPGPHDVAPLFDEFIRLMEAR
- the dnaJ gene encoding molecular chaperone DnaJ yields the protein MAKRDYYEILGVSREADDKEIKRAYRKLAMKYHPDRNPDDEDADHKFKEASEAYEILSDSSKRAAYDQFGHAGVDGSAGGGFGGGGGGASFSDIFGDVFGDIFGGGRGGRNTRGADLRYTLELDLEEAVKGKTVQIRIPGHTECDVCDGSGAEKGSRPEACGTCNGMGQVRMQQGFFTVQQACPTCRGSGKIIKNPCKKCHGAGRIQEEKTLSVKVPPGVDTGDRIRLSGEGEMGVEGGPSGDLYVQVAVREHSIFTRDGRNLYCEVPISIVDASLGGELEVPTLDGRVKLKIPPETQTGKLFRLRNKGVSPVRGGPSGDLLCRVAVETPVNLTKRQKELLEEFQKTLDGGDGNQHGPRKTSWFEGVKSFFDEMKF
- the grpE gene encoding nucleotide exchange factor GrpE: MSADENRNEQVEEELKDAAEAAPEEETATEDSAEAGPESEIEALKAQAQEFQEQMLRSQAEMQNVRRRAEIDVEKAHKFALEKFVKELLPVADSLEKAVESTEGHENAGELVASIREGVEMTLNLFMGSLGKFNVVQLNPVGEPFDPQQHEAMSMVPAPDAEPNSVVAVVQKGYTLNDRLVRPAMVVVAKAADAPKIDEQA
- the dapB gene encoding 4-hydroxy-tetrahydrodipicolinate reductase produces the protein MRVAIIGAAGRMGKVLIEAVDGTEGLELGAAVVEPGSSLVGADAGEMTSIGKTGVKMAGSLAEVKDDFDVLIDFTFPDLTLENAEFCKANGKMIVIGTTGLTDAEKEQLAVAAEKAPVVFAPNMSVGVNVTLNLLRTAAAALGDDYDVEIIEAHHRHKKDAPSGTALRMGEVVADALGRDLKECAVYGREGFTGERTRKEIGFETIRAGDVVGDHTVLFATEGERIEITHKASSRMTFAKGAMRAALWLEGKPVGLYDMQDVLALK
- the recN gene encoding DNA repair protein RecN — encoded protein: MLTQLTVSNYAIAERVELQFGKGMTALTGETGAGKSIVLDALGLAMGGRSDAGAVRHGAKRADITATFDVSRIAEARQWLENHELDDDNECILRRVISKDGRSRAYINGQPCPLAHLKDLGSALMDIHSQHQHQSLLRKETHRKLLDEFAGAEALGAQTRDAWKAWHKTRQRLTERQQNADEAEARLQLLRYQVEELDRLALEDGEQIELEKEQEQLSHADTVLHNSHQATLLCTEDDNSAADLVRQALQQLEQLPVEVPALTETIQMLNEAQIQITEAGDNLRHFVEDYDADPARLAEVEERLSAIYQMARKHRITPETLPEFHQSLSAELASLDDGEGSVEKLEAELEEQRSHFNTLATELSNARQQAAANLDQRIAEELAQLSMPAVQFVTHLSRNKGDEPAPHGLEDIEFLVSANPGQPARPLAKVASGGELSRISLAIQVVVAQTSTTPTLVFDEVDVGIGGGTAEVVGRLLRSLGSNGQVLCVTHLAQVAAQCHQHLFVSKFTESDATYSKIESLDDNGRVSEVARMLGGVDMTEHTIAHAHEMFTKGQATHH
- the fur gene encoding ferric iron uptake transcriptional regulator, with translation MSSENTELRKVGLKVTLPRVKIFNILENSEEHHLSAEDVYKKLLEQGDDVGLATVYRVLTQFEAAGLVLRHNFEGGHAVFEMAGDDHHDHMVCTQTGEVIEFVDEVIEERQQKIAKERGYEIVDHSLILYVKPLKS
- the dnaK gene encoding molecular chaperone DnaK — protein: MSKIIGIDLGTTNSCVAIMDGDKVKVIENAEGDRTTPSIVAYTEDGETLVGQSAKRQAVTNPNNTLYAIKRLIGRRFEDDVVQKDIKMVPYKIAKADNGDAWVEVKGEKMAPPQVSAEIIKKMKKTAEDYLGEKVTEAVITVPAYFNDSQRQATKDAGKIAGLDVKRIINEPTAAALAYGLDKKSGDRTVAVYDLGGGTFDISIIEIADVDGEHQFEVLATNGDTFLGGEDFDMKLIEYLADQFKKDSGIDLRGDSLAMQRLKEAAEKAKIELSSSQQTDVNLPYVTADASGPKHMNVKVTRAKLESLVEELVERSLAPCRTALEDSGAKIGEIDEVILVGGQTRMPMVQEKVKNFFGKEARKDVNPDEAVAMGAAIQAAVLSGDVKDVLLLDVTPLTLGIETMGGVATPLIDKNTTIPTKKSQTFSTADDNQTAVTIHVVQGERKQATQNKSLGRFDLADIPPAPRGTPQIEVTFDIDANGILNVSAKDKATGKEQSIIIKASSGLNDDEIEKMVQDAEANADEDRKFEELVQARNQGDAMVHTVRKTLADAGDKVSDSEKESIEAAIKELEEALAGSDKDDIEAKTQKLTEASSEMAQKMYADQAEQAQQAGGEESAQSGSSDDAVDAEFEEVKDDDKR
- a CDS encoding RnfH family protein codes for the protein MIRVEVAFARPDRQEIISLSVEEGTTAVEAVKRSGIVAIFPEVDPENGDMGIFGKVIKNPSAHELREGDRVEVYRPLQIDPKQARLNRAKKKG
- a CDS encoding type II toxin-antitoxin system RatA family toxin; the encoded protein is MPHQIDKTALVMHSAERMFHLVNDVASYPDFLPWCSASQVYEQTDHEIMASMDIAKGGIRHRLTTRNQLYLPHTIEMSLVDGPFRNLSGRWQFKPLQNNACKVILTLEFEFSGSLSRMTFGPVFNQAANTMVDAFCRRADQVYLGG